DNA sequence from the Flavobacteriales bacterium genome:
AGATTGTACCTCCAGTTTTATTTCATGTTTATTTTCTGGCGTATCAATATGATAAACTTCTAAACTAAGAGTACCAACATAAATATTGGGAGAAATAGTGCCAATGTGCTGTTGCCCTTTTCTTGTTCTTGATTTAACGATACTTTTATGATTTCTACAAACCAATCTAAAGTTCGGATCTGTAAAAGAATAATCGTAAAAACAACCTTCCTTTATTTGGTTTTGAGGCTCATTCTCATAGAATCTATCCTTATCAATAAAAATATCAGATTCCTTTTTGGCATCAATATTTAAAAATAAATCCTCTTGAATGCACGATAAATTATATGCTATGTATTTATCTTCTACCATTGTTTAAGCTTCAGCATAACTAGCAAAACCGTTGTCTAAAGCTCCTTTATACATTCGTGTAATTTTTTCTAGAGACAATGGGTACTTTACCTTTTCCGGCTCTTGATAATTGATGTTTTCTTGATTCTCTAAAAATTCTTTTTTAACATCATCTACAATATCCTTTACACAAAAGCTAGCAAGGGTTTCTAAAACGGGACACAATTTACGTCTAGAGCCATGTAATTTTGGTAATAGTTTTTGCATAATAGCAATGTCTATTTTTTCATTTTCTTCCACAGAGTTATCTATTACAGATATTTGTTTAAATAGTCTGTGAATTTCCATAGCTGTTCTATAACCAAATTCAGCTCCAGATTTCTGTAATTGAATAAAGAATTTTTTTAATGACTCATTTAAAGTGTCTGTATTTGTATTTTCAAAAGCTTTATTCTTGGCCATTTCTACAAAGGCTTCTGCCATATTTGCTCCTTTGTTTTCTAGTTCGCTTAAATCAATTTCTTTAGGTTCTTTTAAGAAATTTGATATTTCCTCTTCTGAGACTCTAAATTCTATAACGTTAGCTCTGTCTAGTACTTTAGGGCTAAACATATAAGTGGTTTCATCTATATTAACCGTACCTACTATAAATAGATTTTTCGGCCAACTTAATTCATGAGGAACTCCCGACTTTTCTTGTTCTTTGTCAGAATGTAATTTGAATTGATCCTTAGATTCCATGACACTTAAAAAGTCTGCAAAGTAACGTTCTACATGACTCAAGTTCATTTCGTCTAAGATTAAGAAATAAGGCTTGTTTTTATTCTCCTCTTTATTAGCTTCGATTATTAGCTGCAAAGCTCCATTTTCTGGTAAAATATACTCCGTAGGATTTAATGCATTTACATAACCCAATAAAGGTTCTCTATTGGTCCAATCTGCTCCAACTGGTACAATTTTAAATTGCATATCAGATTCAGAAATCCATTGCGCAAAACTTTGTGCCAATTTTGTTTTTCCAGAACCTGATAAACCACTTAATAGTACAAAAGGTTTGGTTGCTAATGCGGAAATATATCGTGTGATGAGTTGTTTGGAATAGGTGAGGTTTGCCGATTTTGTTGATTTTTGGAAAGAAATTAAATCCATTTTTACTGACTGTATCTTATTATAATCATGAAATTTAGTAGTAACCAAATTATATTCTCTTATAATTTCATTTAAATCATTATCCAAGATTTTATTATTAGGAAGATCATTAATGTCATAAGTTTTGAACACGAAAGAATCTCCATATCTATCAGGTTTACCTAAGGAATTATTACTAAAATATTCTTTAATTGTAATAGGTTCCTTAAGTTTCCAATTAAGTTGAGGTTTATTAGTCTCACTTACTCCATAAGCCAAAATGAGTTGATTAATTTTTTTAAAAAATAAATATACAGGATAAATTCCATTACTTGTAGTGAAAGGATTTTTGGTAAAAGAAATCCATGGAACTTTTGCAAATCCCCCTTGTCCAAAACTTACTTTAACTTTAGTTCCTTTATATTCTTTTAAATAATCTCTGTATTTTAAGGATTTCTTGATCTTTGCTTGATCTATGAACTTTTTTAATTCAGAGCTGAAATTCATCAAATCTTTACTCATTCTCTTTTTCTTCTTTACTAATAATTCAGCAGCATCAATATTTAGGATATCTGCTAGTTTGTATAAGTCCTCTAAGCTTGGTTGCCTTTTATTTCTGGCATATTCATTAATGGTTGTATAACGTTCCCCCATTTTTTCAGCTAGCCAAGTTTGACTAATACCTTTACTTTTTAAAACTTCCTTTAATTTGGTCGTTTCTAAGTGGCGAATATCTCGTGCTAAATTTAATAAAAACTCATAAGAAATAGTGGTATTGTTCATGTTTATTTAGACACACTTTTCTGGAAGGTATAAGCATTTTTGTTCTATCAAAAACCCACTA
Encoded proteins:
- a CDS encoding DUF3578 domain-containing protein, with protein sequence MNFSSELKKFIDQAKIKKSLKYRDYLKEYKGTKVKVSFGQGGFAKVPWISFTKNPFTTSNGIYPVYLFFKKINQLILAYGVSETNKPQLNWKLKEPITIKEYFSNNSLGKPDRYGDSFVFKTYDINDLPNNKILDNDLNEIIREYNLVTTKFHDYNKIQSVKMDLISFQKSTKSANLTYSKQLITRYISALATKPFVLLSGLSGSGKTKLAQSFAQWISESDMQFKIVPVGADWTNREPLLGYVNALNPTEYILPENGALQLIIEANKEENKNKPYFLILDEMNLSHVERYFADFLSVMESKDQFKLHSDKEQEKSGVPHELSWPKNLFIVGTVNIDETTYMFSPKVLDRANVIEFRVSEEEISNFLKEPKEIDLSELENKGANMAEAFVEMAKNKAFENTNTDTLNESLKKFFIQLQKSGAEFGYRTAMEIHRLFKQISVIDNSVEENEKIDIAIMQKLLPKLHGSRRKLCPVLETLASFCVKDIVDDVKKEFLENQENINYQEPEKVKYPLSLEKITRMYKGALDNGFASYAEA